The genomic segment CTTTTTGTCTCTTCGCCTTTTTATGAGCGTTACACTAGCGACATGAGCCTAATCAACGAGAATATGACAAAAGCCTTCATGCAATACCTTAGAATCGCTGGCAACAACGGCGTAGACTCAATGATAGGCGTAAATCACACCACGCTACATATCCCAGATATGCTAGAAGGAATTCCACTAAGCCATATCAAAAAACAAAGAAGCAAAAAAACCAAAACCGCTATCATAGTCTCAACAGGCCCAAGCCTAGACAAACAGCTAGAACTGCTGAGAATTGCACAATCTCACGCCACCATAATCAGCGTAGATGCAAGCTACTCTATACTAAAAGCTCGCGGCATAAAGCCTGATTTTGTTACTACAATGGAGCGAGCGGAACTAACAGCTGAGTTTTTTAACTCAGCTGTTAGTGCTTTTGATGATGAGATTATATTTTGCGCTACAACTCTTACGCACCCAAATACAGTAAAGTATCTAAAAGACAGAAACTCTAGCTACATCTTTCGTCCTTTACCTTATGAAGAAGGCTTTGATGATGAGGACTTTGGCTATCTTTGTGATGGGCCATCGGCTGCGCATTTGGCTTTTGATTTAGCCGCGTATTTAGAACACGAAAAAATCATTTTCATAGGACAAGACCTAGCTTACGGAAAAAACAGAAGCACGCACGCAGTAGGCCACACAGCCACCTTAGCTAGTCAAAAAGACAAAATGCAAAAGACAGAATATGCCCCAGCTTATGGCGGTGATGGTATGGTAGAGACCATGATGGTGTGGAATCTTTTTAGGCAGTATTTTGAGGCTATGGTAAGCAAAATCAAATCCGCAGATGAAAATATACAAGTCTACAACTGCACCGAAGGCGGTGCTAGGATAGCAGGAACCATAGAAGTACCTTTTAAAGAAATCTTAGAAAAAGAAGTTTTAACTGAGATAAAACCGCATTTTTCTTTGCCAAAAAAGTTAAATGATAGACAAAAAGAAGCCAAATATAAAAAATATTCAAAGCATATAAAATCTGTTTTAAGATACGGAGAAAAATTACAAAAAAAATGTGAAAAGCTGTTTTTAAAACTAGCAAAGCAAATAGAACTAGCTAAAAAACTAAAAGCTCAGGGAAAAAATGACAAAATCAACTACGAAAAGCTAAAAGATCTAGCCTTGGAAATTGATGATTTTAAACTTGGTTTAGATGATAAAGTATTTGCAAGCTCGTATTATGCTGTGCTAAATAGCTACATCCAACACCAAGAACTAGAACTAACAGCCATCATGGCACGCCCTAGCGATACTGACGAAGAGAAAAAAGAAAAGCTCTTTCTTTGGGTTAGCGTCCATGGTGCTTGGCTATTTAACATAGCAGGCGGTATCTCAGTAATGAGAGAAAATATAGAAAAGAGCTCACAAAAGTGGCTAAGGTGATTTTTTCTTGATTTTTTTCTAGGGAATTCTAGAATTCCTAGGCTAAAATCTAGAATTTCCAAGCCTTGTGTCATCCCCTGACTTGATCGGGGGATCTCATCACAAATAATCTAGAATTCCCTATAGAGATCCTCGAGTCAAGCCCGAGGATGACATAGTACGCCTTGTTTAGCTAAGGAATTCTAGAATTCCTTAGCTAAATTTTAGAATTCCTTAGAAAAATTCTAGAATTCCTAGATAATTTTTCAAAAACACTAAAGTTTTTAAGAATACTTACGATATACTTCATGCAAATCGGCAAGGATGCCACGGTTTGCTCTCATAGATTTATCACCCCAAAGAGCTAGGCAAAAAGCCTAGCTACTTTAAGGACTTGCCCGGGTAACAAAAGCAAGTTAAATCTAATGAAAATCCGGACGACCCGTCCGTTAAGAGCAAATCTGGGAGTGATGAACCCAAAATAAATCTAGGCTTTTAGCCAAAAACAAAGGAGAAAACAATGGCTTTTCGTATTAACACTAACATCACAGCGCTTAACAACCACAACAACGCTAGAAAAACTGATGATAGACTAAACGCCTCTTTAACTCACCTAAGCTCAGGTCTACGCATCAACAAAGCTGCTGATGATGCATCAGGTATGACTATTGCTGATAGTCTAAAATCACAAGCAAACTCTCTTGGCCAAGCCATAGCAAATGGTAACGATGCTATCGGTATGGTTCAAACAGCAGATGGTGCGATGGACGAACAACTCCAAATAATAGATACCATCCGCACAAAAGCTATCCAAGCAGCCCAAGATGGTCAAAGCACTGATTCAAGAAAAGCACTTCAAGCTGACATCAGCCGTCTAATGGAAGAGCTAGATAATATCGCTAAAACTACTAGCTTTAATGGCAAACAACTACTAAATGGAAATTTCTCTAATCAAAACTTCCAAATCGGTGCTTATAGCAATGAAACAGTTCAAATCAGCATAGGCGCAACTGAGAGTTCTAAGATTGGGCATACTAGGTTTGAGACTAGCCAAGCGTTTGTTTATAGTAACTCAGGCGCATTA from the Campylobacter magnus genome contains:
- a CDS encoding motility associated factor glycosyltransferase family protein; translated protein: MTEQEFSRQIEAIAKKKGTISKFEKNLLAVAIYSAPLAKKLLEINTNKRFNLYTGKDPIDINIIAADGSRYMYENPVSDVEKQLESFEKEYSGYKALFIYGLGNGVLLKGILGNLAHSTTVVFEPEIEIIYVVLHLIDFSAEITGSRLVIFQTDIMEFMDYYNIVGLKDVLSCARLYSLFVSSPFYERYTSDMSLINENMTKAFMQYLRIAGNNGVDSMIGVNHTTLHIPDMLEGIPLSHIKKQRSKKTKTAIIVSTGPSLDKQLELLRIAQSHATIISVDASYSILKARGIKPDFVTTMERAELTAEFFNSAVSAFDDEIIFCATTLTHPNTVKYLKDRNSSYIFRPLPYEEGFDDEDFGYLCDGPSAAHLAFDLAAYLEHEKIIFIGQDLAYGKNRSTHAVGHTATLASQKDKMQKTEYAPAYGGDGMVETMMVWNLFRQYFEAMVSKIKSADENIQVYNCTEGGARIAGTIEVPFKEILEKEVLTEIKPHFSLPKKLNDRQKEAKYKKYSKHIKSVLRYGEKLQKKCEKLFLKLAKQIELAKKLKAQGKNDKINYEKLKDLALEIDDFKLGLDDKVFASSYYAVLNSYIQHQELELTAIMARPSDTDEEKKEKLFLWVSVHGAWLFNIAGGISVMRENIEKSSQKWLR